cattgagtgtgttaactTGATTGTGGTGTGCCTCTTGTTTGCAATATGTTAGAGTGGCTTGAATGCTGTAAGTACATGTAAAGATAAATCGTTTCATTCTTGAAATTACGAAAAAACTTGAAACAGagaaatggaaacattctaaCAAGGCTTCACTAAGCACTTCCTATCATGGCAAATACTTGACCTCCACATCTAGATAACACATCGCGCacattaaatggaaaataaattaacacaTCAGATATTCTTTTAGCCCTAAAATGCCCTTACAGCTATCCTATCTAATGCCatcaaaaacacattttaatctGAAATAGAGGGCATAACAATTAAAGATGCATATAATAGATTTTTATAACCTCTTTGTTctaattagtaaaaaataatttaggagaAACCAGCATGACCCTTTATCAGCAGTTATTAGGCTTCAATAAATAAAGAGATCAGGCTGCTTAAGAACTAAAGAAAGTTATCTTCACTGAGAATCACTTCCGCAGCATTTATTGTTACAAGATGTATTGTAGTAGCATGTGGCCTGGTCAACACTAAAATAACAGAATCAAGAtcacaaacttaaaaaaaaccaaCATGGGCAAGTTTATAGTGAATCCTCGCAAGCAAAAGATAGAAATTTACCAAGGATTAAAATGGATATTTCTTGTAAACAGATACTGAAAAAGTCAATACGCTCAAATGTTCTAAATTGCCTACTTTTACTCAGTACTTGAAAAAAAGGCTGATACAAAATCTAATGAAAGTAATGTAACAATTACACACACACTTCCATGAATCAATTACAAAGTACAATACTTATACATTATTCCAGTATTCAAAGCTCTTACAAACTGCGTCATAATTCTACAAGCATGGGCAAAATAACCCGTTGAAAGTAAACACAATTTTAATGGTGCAGACTTCCTATCCACAAATGAAAGATGGAACACTTACAAAGAATTAAGTGCTTACGAGAAgtcttaaatataataaaaaatggacaTCAAAGACAGTGTTACACAAAATTGCTGTTGCAAACTTGAATGTCTTTCAATCAGGAAAGCTCCTTCAGCTGATATGAAAGCCCTCCTGCAAAAAATGGAAGGGCACACTAATAAGTAATTCTAAATAGGCTGGCATTATTTTAACACTTGTGACATCATGATCCGTGAAACATACCTTCAGAGACCTCATTTCATTGTCAAGCTCAATGAATCTTCCTTTACCGCCTGTCCCTGGAGTCGGATCGGGATCGCCTCGAGCGACTCCTTGACCTAGAGCGACTGTGGGACCTGCGACGAGGTGATCTTGACCTACACACGAAATGCAAAAGCTTAATAAGATTGAAAATATTGTGCTAAGGCTGATCATTTTCACTCAAAATATGCTACGAAAGATAGTGCACATCTTGCTCTCCAACAAAAATTACTTCCACAAACCTTCGGATCTACCTGGAAGAATATTCCACATTAATATAACCATCcattaaaagcataaaaaattagcaTAATTAACAGGTATAGGGAGGGGAATGACAAGGAAATCTTTCTCTCCGGTACAGTGAACTTTAACACATCCTTGAggacaaaataaaattcactaaaattttGCCGGCATAGCGGAATAacatactttaataaaaaaatttaaagtaatggCAAGGGCATCCTGcacaaaaatgtacaaaatgcaTGTCAAGTTAATTTCCACTAGTAAAATCAGCAAAAAAGTATGCTGGCTCTGTTCCTAATTACTATGTATAAACTAAGAATAGAATACCAGACTCTGCAGTAGTTTTTGTAGAGTCAGCATGCCGGTGATTTGAAGGCAGAAGAGATTGTTGGCAGGGATGAGTGACTGAGCGTTGCTGACGTCCCAGCAGTCGCATGGGATGCACGCCGCGGGTGGTAGAGGGCCAATTGAAGGATCAGGGCAGAGGGAGGGGGGTGCCTCGTCATGTTACCCCATTACTTTCTCAGGGTTTCAAATGCTCTCAATCAAGACATGGCAGCAACACTGTGACGTGTGCAAGCCTACTCTGCTGCTAGTTATCCACCACCCCCCCTCCCCAGCAAACAACAGATCTTATGCCAGCCCCACCAGCCAATCTCGGACAACTTGAGTGGTGGTGTGGAGGGTGGGGTTTGGGAGGGCTGAGACGGAGGTGGTGATTGCAGGCCAGCAGGCGATGCTAGTTTGTCGGTGGATGCGCGCGCAGACTCCATCGGGGCCCAAGAGGAGGAGGAGTCGAGACGAGGAGCTTGCTTGCCCTTGCTGCCGGGCCCATGGCGCACGATACGTGGAAACGTGTGGCAGAAGAGCAGCGGATGCGGAACAACTTGTGGTGATGGTGGTGGAGGTGGTGGTGATGATGGtagttttggtggtggtggtttTGGTGGAAGTAGTAGtagaagtagtagtagtagaagtaCATCGGAGGAAGG
This genomic interval from Ischnura elegans chromosome 5, ioIscEleg1.1, whole genome shotgun sequence contains the following:
- the LOC124158444 gene encoding RNA-binding motif protein, Y chromosome, family 1 member F/J-like isoform X1: MSRYREWDLACKVYVGNLGSSASKHEIESAFGKYGPLRNVWVARNPPGFAFVEFEDPRDAEDAVRGLDGTRMCGTRVRVEMSTGRSRRGGGGGGGGRRVIWPSSDVLLLLLLLLLLPPKPPPPKLPSSPPPPPPSPQVVPHPLLFCHTFPRIVRHGPGSKGKQAPRLDSSSSWAPMESARASTDKLASPAGLQSPPPSQPSQTPPSTPPLKLSEIGWWGWHKICCLLGRGGGG